The genomic DNA ATTTAAATACATCATATGTTTCTATTCAATCTATACATTGTACACAAAGGAAAATTGTGTATACTGATTTAAATACATCATATGTTTCTATTCAATTCTGTCATTAAAAAATCACAATCAAATTAATGACTGATTTAAATACATCATATGTTTCTATTCAATCCCTTTTTTTTGTCTTTTTTTCCATACTATACCTCTATTTAAATACATCATATGTTTCTATTCAATAAACATTGCTCTCATTGATGTCCCAGCTTTAGCCGTATTTAAATACATCATATGTTTCTATTCAATCAAGCTACACTTTAAGGAACACAAAATGCTCGTTAAATTTAAATACATCATATGTTTCTATTCAATCCCTCTAACACTTGCTAAAAAACCATTTTTACCTGATTTAAATACATCATATGTTTCTATTCAATCTTAATTTTATTTTTTTATCAGTCATTAAATCATTAATTTAAATACATCATATGTTTCTATTCAATATAGTATAACTTCCTTATATTTTTCGGTCTTTGCTATTTAAATACATCATATGTTTCTATTCAATCAGCAACAAACAACACAATTTCTTTAGAGTTTCAATGATTTAAATACATCATATGTTTCTATTCAATGCCGATTTATTCTATTATCTCTAATATTTTTTATAAGGAAAAATCTCAATTATATCTGTATTATACACTTTTTTTTCCCAACTAACAACATTTTTTTGAGAATTTATCTTTTCATATTTAAAAATCAGAGTTTTCATATAATTTATACCTCATTAGGTTGGGAATTCAATTTTATAAATAACTTCAAATGCTCATTATTATCTTAATATCTAAAATGTTTATATTATATTCTTCAGACTTTTAAAAATATTACTCATCTCAGTCCATAATTTTATATTCATTTTTAAAAAATAGAAACTTCAATTTTCTATATTAATAATAATACCTTTTCAATAATTTTAAGGATAACAAAAATTTTTATTCATCTTACTCATAAAAATCTAAAATAATTAATAAATATGATTTTTATATCGGACATATTTCTTTTAAACTCAAAAAATCTATTAGCTATTTTAAGAAAAAAAATTATCAAGATTTTCTTTTTATTAAAAATAAAAGTTAAAAACTTTTGGCATTAATTTATTTTACTTTTCTATATGCAAACTAAAAATGATTACATAAAAATTTTATCATTATCTGTATCTAAATCCCTAAAATTATTGTTAATACTTTCCTAAATTATATATTTTATTGTATATAATTTCTTAAAAGAAAATAAATTATACAATCTCTATAAGATAAAAAAAAAATAAAAAATAAGATAAATAGCAAATTCATATTATTATATTTTTGAGATAAATATTAAGAAAAAAGTTTATATTTATACAAACAATTTAAACATATTAACTTAAAAAAGTTGTATTTAATTAAAGATCTACCTTTAACTAATACAACTTTTTATTTCTTACATCATTCCCGGCATTCCCATTCCACCCGGCATTCCTCCACCCATAGGTGCTTCTTCTTTTTCATTTGCAACTGCAACTTCAGTTGTCAGTAATACTGATGACACTGATATTGCATTTTGAATAGCCGATCTTGTGACTTTTGCGGGATCGATTATTCCTGCTTTCACCATATCCACATATTCTTCTTTTGCAGCATCAAAACCTACTTCTGCTTCAGAATTTTTAACTTTTTCCACTACTACTCCGGCATCAAGTCCTGCATTTACAACTATCTGTTTCATAGGTGAGTATAGAGCTCTCTTTACTATTTCCACTCCTAAACCTTCTTCCCCTTCGAGTTTATAGTCTTCTATTGCTTTAGCTATCTGAACAAGTATTGTTCCTCCTCCCGGAACTATACCCTCTTCAACTGCTGCTTTTGTAGCATTTAACGCATCTTCTATTCTCAGTTTTCTTTCTTTCATTTCAGTTTCTGTAGCAGCTCCTACTTTTATAACTGCAACTCCTCCTGATAATTTTGCCAATCTTTCCTGCAATTTTTCTTTATCATAATCTGATGTAGTAGTTTCAATAGTATTTTTTATTTGAGCAATTCTTGCCTGAATATCCTTACTTTCTCCTACACCATCTACGATAACAGTATTATCTTTTGTAATTCTAACTTTTTTAGCTTGCCCTAAAAAGTCTATCTCAGCATTTTCAAGTTTTATACCTTTCTCTTCAGAAATTACTTCTCCACCTGTTAATATTGCTATATCTTCAAGCATTGCTTTTCTTCTATCTCCAAATGCAGGCGCTTTAACCGCTGCAATATTTAAAGTTCCTCTAAGTTTGTTTACTACTAACGTTGCAAGTGCTTCTCCTTCAACATCTTCAGCAATTATAAGCATCGGTTTACCTGTTTCGACGGTTTTTTCAAGTATCGGTAATAACTCCTTCATACTTGATATTTTTTTATCAGTTATAAGAATAAACGGATTATCAAGTTCTACAACCATTCTTTCAGAATCCGAAACCATATAAGGTGATAAATATCCATTATCAAACTGCATTCCTTCCACTACTTCAAGTGTAGTATCAAGAGACTTTGCTTCTTCAACAGTAATTACACCTGATTCTCCCACTTTTTCCATAGCTTGTGCTATTAACTTTCCTATTTCTTCATCAGAAGCTGAAATTGCTCCTACTTGTGCTATTTCATCATTTGATTCTATTTTTTTCGCTCTTTTTACCAATTCTTCGATAACTTTCTTAGAAGCTTTTTCCATTCCTTTTCTTATGAAAACAGGGTTTGCTCCAGAAGCTACCATTTTCAATCCTTCTTTTATTAAAGCTTGAGCCAGTACAGTTGCTGTAGTAGTCCCGTCTCCTGCAACATCATTTGATTTTGTAGCGACTTCTTTTACAATCTGAGCTCCCAGATTTTCAAAAGGATCCTTTAATTCAATTTCTTTTGCAATTGTAACTCCATCATTTGTAATTGTAGGTATTCCATATCCTTTATCTAAAATTACATTTCTTCCTTTAGGTCCCAATGTTACTTTTACAGCATCCGCTAGCGTATCTACTCCCGTTTCTAAGGCTTTTCTTGCTTCTTCGTTAAATTTAATTATTTTTGCCATTTTTTCCTCCTAATTATAATATAAAAACTCTTAATTTTATTTACTCAACTATTCCAAGTACATTATCTATATCTAATATAAGATAATTCTCATCTCCGTCCTTTACTTCAGTTCCTGAATATTTTTCAAAAATTACTTTGTCTCCTGCTTTTACATCTTCAACTTCTTTTCCTATTGCCAGAACTTCTCCTGTAATAGGCTTTTCTTTAGAAACCGTTCCCGGAAGAACTATTCCGCTTTTTGTTACTTCTTCCTGCTCAACCTGTTTTATCAAAACTCTTTTTCCTAAAGGTTTTATTTTCATTGTCTCAATCCTCCTATTATTTTCTTTATTGATGAAAGTCTTTAATTTTTATACTTTCCTTTTGTTTTAGCACTCACTCTGATAGATTGCTAACTATATAATAATATATTTTTTTCTTTTTTTCAAGTCTTTTTTTCTATTTTTTCAAATTTTTTTCAAGAACTGAATACAATATATCAAAACGCCACTGTCTTTCACATTTCATTTCAGAATTTTCAAAATAAAACTTTTCAATAGACGGTATAAAAATCTCCGCAATTTCCCTACTGTTCAACCATAAGTCCATATTCCTGTTAAATTTCTTATTATGAGAAAAGGAATTACGGAAATAAGTATAATTTTCAGTATAGTAATAAGCTATTTCTTCAAAATGAATCAATGTACTTGTTTTCAAAGATTTTTCCTTCCACATATCCATATCCAGTAAATGTTCCGTTTTCAATCCCGACAAATCAAACATAAGAACATATTCCGATATATTTCCGACTGCTCAAGTATCAGGATTAATGTCCAGAAAATCTGAAATAAGTTGTTTTGAAAAGCGATACATAAAATCAAGTTCATTTTTACTCCATACATTTTTCTTTTCAAAATAACATTTATCCAAATTCAAAGAAACATCCATTCTTATATTTTCATTTTGGGCTGTAAATTCAAGTATTTTAGGTAAAAAATGCTTTATTTCAAAACCTGTTTCATCATAATGTACCGCATCAAGATATTCCCATATAAGTTCTCTTGACAGTCTATTTACAGGAATTTCCAATAATTTTTTTACATTTTCCGAGCTTACACAGCAGGGAGTACAGACAGAAAGTTTTCCGTTTAAATCATAAAAAAAGATTTCATATGCTTCCTTTATCAGCTTTTTCATTTCATTGCTTACAAAAATTCCTGCTTTTCCGTTTCCGATACAATCTTCTGATTTTTCGGGTCTTGTTTTAATTTTAAACTTTTTCATTAATTGAAATATCCTTTTTAATATCAACTTTATCTATACTTATAAAATCCCTGTCAGCTCTCCATTTCAATATCGTCTAATACTATATTTTTCTTATACTCTTTTACTTCTTTTGTACCTATTCCCTAATATTATTATCGCTTAATACCGTATTTCTTATTATACTTTACTTACAGGAAATTCATGATTTATTCCTACTCCACCTATAAATTTTCCGCCTGAACATTTATTGAAGCTCCTGTTAGCGTAAGTATATCATAATTTCATATATTTTGTCCTATATATTCATTTATTTTTACTATAAAAAGTTTATAAGGGATAATTGTTGTGTGTTCCAAACTTTTTTGAAAAAAAGTTTGGCAAAAAACTGTCAACACAAATTATTTGTAACTCAAAAACACTCCATTCACTAAAAAATCACAAACTTATTTCACTCAAACAATGACTTTTCTTTACGCTCATTCCCATATTTTTTTCGTTGAAACAATTTAAATGTCGAATTTTCACTTACAATTTCAGTCCCCTTCAATATTCAAATTTTACTGTATGAAAAAATGTGAGGACAATTAAGCCCTCATAAAAAAATTCTTTTCTCAAAAAAATCTAGAAAATTTTTTATTCCAAATCTTTTTCCTAAAAATATTGAATATTAGTTATTTATTATTATAAGTTCTTTATTACTTTTATTTAAAATTTCACATCCGTCCTTTTTCACAACAACATCGTCTTCTATTCTTACTCCACCCCAACCTTCAAAATAAAGTCCGGGTTCTGATGTAACTACCATATTTTCCTTTAATTCTATATGAGACATTCCTGATAAATATGGCAGTTCATGAACTTCAACTCCTATACCGTGTCCTAATCCATGACCGAAATATTGTCCATATCCTTTTTCAGTCAGAAAGTCTCTTACTGTCTTATCCACATTATCGGACATCAAACCTTCTTTTATTGTATTAATACCGAGCATCTGTGCTTCCAAAACAAGATTATATACTTCGTTATGTTTTTTAGTTATATTATTTCCGTAATAAATCGTTCTTGTCATATCCGATACATATCCATTATAATAAGCACCAAAATCCATCGTAATAAATTCTTCTTTCTGTATTTTCTTATCCGAAGCCACTCCGTGAGGCATTGCAGATCTTACGCCGCTTGCTACAATTGTTTCAAATGATTTGTCGTCTGCTCCCATCTTTCTTTGAATATATTCCATATAAGCTGCTATTTCTTTTTCCGAAATCCCCTCTTTTATAATTTTCAGTACTTCACTAAATGCTATATCGCTTATTTCTACTGCTTTTTTAATTAAACTGATTTCCTCATCTGTTTTCACCATTCTTTCCAGTAAAAGTTTATCCCCTATAGGAACAAGGTCTGCTTTAAATATTTCTTTTATTGTTTCATACAATGAAAATGTTACATTTTTATCTTCAAATCCTATTTTTTTAATACCCAGTTTTTCAGCATCTTGTCCTACAAATTTTAACGAACCTCTTGTTGTTTCTTTAAATTCAAATCCCATTTTTGAAACTTCTTCTTCAGCTTGGCTTCTATATCTGAAATCAGAATAAAAATAATTCCCTTTTTTAGTTACGAGAGCTACTCCTGTAGTCCCGGTAAATCCTGTAAAATATCTTAAGTTGTATAAATCTGTCAAAAATATTCCGTCAAGATTCAATTCATTTAAAATTCTCGTTAATTTTTCAGTTCTTTTGTCCATTTTTTTCTCCTTATATTTAATATATTTAATTATTTAATTTTTATTTCAAATCTATATCAATTTTTTTGGGTACTATATTAATTTATACTTTTTTCATCTTAAT from Leptotrichia sp. OH3620_COT-345 includes the following:
- the groL gene encoding chaperonin GroEL (60 kDa chaperone family; promotes refolding of misfolded polypeptides especially under stressful conditions; forms two stacked rings of heptamers to form a barrel-shaped 14mer; ends can be capped by GroES; misfolded proteins enter the barrel where they are refolded when GroES binds); protein product: MAKIIKFNEEARKALETGVDTLADAVKVTLGPKGRNVILDKGYGIPTITNDGVTIAKEIELKDPFENLGAQIVKEVATKSNDVAGDGTTTATVLAQALIKEGLKMVASGANPVFIRKGMEKASKKVIEELVKRAKKIESNDEIAQVGAISASDEEIGKLIAQAMEKVGESGVITVEEAKSLDTTLEVVEGMQFDNGYLSPYMVSDSERMVVELDNPFILITDKKISSMKELLPILEKTVETGKPMLIIAEDVEGEALATLVVNKLRGTLNIAAVKAPAFGDRRKAMLEDIAILTGGEVISEEKGIKLENAEIDFLGQAKKVRITKDNTVIVDGVGESKDIQARIAQIKNTIETTTSDYDKEKLQERLAKLSGGVAVIKVGAATETEMKERKLRIEDALNATKAAVEEGIVPGGGTILVQIAKAIEDYKLEGEEGLGVEIVKRALYSPMKQIVVNAGLDAGVVVEKVKNSEAEVGFDAAKEEYVDMVKAGIIDPAKVTRSAIQNAISVSSVLLTTEVAVANEKEEAPMGGGMPGGMGMPGMM
- the groES gene encoding co-chaperone GroES; the encoded protein is MKIKPLGKRVLIKQVEQEEVTKSGIVLPGTVSKEKPITGEVLAIGKEVEDVKAGDKVIFEKYSGTEVKDGDENYLILDIDNVLGIVE
- a CDS encoding Xaa-Pro peptidase family protein, encoding MDKRTEKLTRILNELNLDGIFLTDLYNLRYFTGFTGTTGVALVTKKGNYFYSDFRYRSQAEEEVSKMGFEFKETTRGSLKFVGQDAEKLGIKKIGFEDKNVTFSLYETIKEIFKADLVPIGDKLLLERMVKTDEEISLIKKAVEISDIAFSEVLKIIKEGISEKEIAAYMEYIQRKMGADDKSFETIVASGVRSAMPHGVASDKKIQKEEFITMDFGAYYNGYVSDMTRTIYYGNNITKKHNEVYNLVLEAQMLGINTIKEGLMSDNVDKTVRDFLTEKGYGQYFGHGLGHGIGVEVHELPYLSGMSHIELKENMVVTSEPGLYFEGWGGVRIEDDVVVKKDGCEILNKSNKELIIINN